A region of Vigna radiata var. radiata cultivar VC1973A chromosome 10, Vradiata_ver6, whole genome shotgun sequence DNA encodes the following proteins:
- the LOC106774666 gene encoding double-stranded RNA-binding protein 1-like, which produces MYKTKLQELCHKRKWGLPRYSAMKDGPDHIPSFKASVHVNGLIFTSSSASSSLKEAKNKAAMVAFLSFCSGSSTQTSEQDTKEQIRAVKPQGSSIPAQSSVIIDDMDCIHRIQLQNNARMNNLDPPVFACKTEKLPPANDFKATLLVDGHSIESPSVTNTIKETERASGLMSLSPDIFEKGESDSFKTSIMKLTVREGIHKPTYKTVQAGCPYMPTFFSTLEVEGVEFHGKGCRSKREAEEDAAKIAYIVLKKCGLSMYAVFSPSPIEHKAVQSILGSDIFKCIQNLKLEDLNDTLYENVKVANEEEQKSSFMQSPYE; this is translated from the exons ATGTACAAGACAAAGTTACAAGAGCTTTGCCACAAGAGAAAATGGGGTTTGCCAAGGTACTCTGCCATGAAAGATGGTCCAGATCATATACCAAGCTTTAAGGCTTCTGTTCATGTCAATGGTCTCATCTTCACTTCTTCCAGTGCCTCTAGTTCCCTTAAAGAAGCTAAAAACAAAGCTGCCATGGTTGCTTTCCTCAGCTTCTGTTCTG GATCTTCAACACAAACTTCTGAACAGGATACAAAAGAGCAAATTAGAGCAGTGAAACCTCAGGGCAGTTCAATTCCAGCACAATCTTCAGTCATTATAGACG ATATGGACTGTATTCACAGAATTCAGTTGCAGAACAATGCTCGAATGAACAATCTTGATCCACCTGTGTTTGCATGTAAAACTGAGAAGCTGCCTCCTGCCAATGACTTTAAGGCCACATTGCTAGTTGATGGGCATTCTATTGAAAGTCCTTCAGTTACCAACACTATAAAAGAGACAGAGCGGGCTTCTGGTTTAATGTCATTATCACCTGACATCTTTGAGAAG GGTGAGTCTGATTCATTCAAGACTTCAATAATGAAATTAACTGTGAGAGAAGGCATTCACAAACCAACATATAAAACTGTGCAGGCTGGATGTCCCTACATGCCAACTTTCTTCTCTACCTTGGAAGTAGAGGGTGTGGAATTTCATGGAAAGGGATGTAGATCCAAGAGAGAGGCAGAAGAGGATGCTGCAAAGATTGCTTACATTGTCTTAAAAAAGT GTGGACTCAGTATGTATGCTGTTTTCTCACCTTCTCCAATAGAGCATAAAGCAGTACAATCAATTCTTGGCTCGGATATTTTCAAATGCATTCAGAATCTCAAACTTGAAG ATTTGAATGACACattatatgaaaatgttaaagtTGCAAACGAGGAGGAACAAAAGTCATCTTTCATGCAGTCACCTTACGAATAG